A genomic window from Trueperella bialowiezensis includes:
- a CDS encoding ABC transporter ATP-binding protein — MTPLLEVQDLTCSIPDRTLFSNLNFSVGERESVAIVGRSGTGKSTLLAAIMGLRDVDSGDIKICGESIVSAPAAKKLNIRREKIGMVHQDGQLIDELTATENVAVALMLTQHPQPNLWEHAEKTLRNVGVPPNTLASELSGGEIQRTALARALASEPRIILADEPTGSLDMQTRDEVMEHLFAATHTYNAALVIVTHDPEVAAQADRAISL, encoded by the coding sequence ATGACGCCCCTCTTAGAAGTACAAGATCTGACGTGCAGCATTCCGGATCGCACTTTGTTTTCCAACCTGAATTTCAGCGTTGGAGAAAGAGAGAGCGTCGCGATCGTAGGCCGTTCCGGCACCGGAAAATCAACGTTGCTTGCAGCGATTATGGGGCTTCGCGATGTCGACAGTGGGGATATTAAGATCTGTGGAGAATCCATCGTTTCCGCACCCGCCGCTAAGAAACTGAACATCCGCCGCGAAAAAATAGGCATGGTGCATCAAGACGGGCAACTGATTGACGAACTGACAGCCACCGAGAACGTAGCAGTCGCACTCATGCTCACTCAGCACCCGCAACCGAATCTCTGGGAACATGCCGAAAAAACACTCCGTAATGTCGGAGTTCCACCCAACACTCTGGCGTCGGAACTTTCCGGTGGTGAAATTCAGCGAACAGCGCTGGCTCGGGCTCTCGCTTCGGAGCCCCGAATCATCCTCGCCGATGAACCCACCGGCTCGTTGGATATGCAAACACGAGACGAAGTTATGGAACACTTATTCGCAGCAACACACACCTACAACGCAGCGCTTGTCATCGTGACTCACGACCCTGAGGTAGCAGCGCAAGCCGATAGGGCGATCAGTTTATAA
- a CDS encoding DUF1846 domain-containing protein encodes MPRIGFDRDQYIEMQSAHISQRRTAIGGKLYLEMGGKLFDDHHASRVLPGFTPDNKIVMLEQLKDEIEILICLNAKDIERRKKRADLQISYEDDLLRLIDVFRERGFLVNNVVVTQITDEHHQAHAFSQRLERLGLNVFHHHPIAGYPSATERVVSEEGFGSNPYIPTSRDVVLVTAPGPGSGKMATCLSQVYHEYKRGVPAGYAKFETFPIWNLPLEHPVNLAYEAATADLDDINVIDPFHLQAYGKQVTSYNRDVDVFPLLEALMEKMLGESPYKSPTDMGVNMVGYCISDDAVVREASKQEIIRRYYKALVDEEVNDLEPVQSDRIALVMSKAKTRPEDRRVVGPALAIQERTGEPGSAIELHDGTIITGKTSALLGCSAAMLLNALKHLAGIDDDHLLLSPESIEPIQTLKTQHLGSRNPRLHTDEVLIALSVSASQSEEARMALDELRNLAGCNVHTTTILGTVDEGIFRNLGILVTSEPHYQRKTLYRKR; translated from the coding sequence GTGCCACGCATCGGATTTGACCGCGATCAGTACATTGAGATGCAGTCCGCCCACATCTCGCAACGCCGCACAGCAATCGGCGGGAAGCTCTACCTTGAAATGGGCGGCAAGCTCTTCGACGACCACCACGCCTCCCGCGTGCTGCCCGGTTTCACGCCTGACAACAAGATCGTCATGCTCGAGCAGCTCAAGGATGAGATTGAGATCCTCATCTGCCTCAACGCCAAAGATATTGAGCGCCGTAAAAAGCGGGCTGACCTGCAGATTTCCTACGAGGATGACCTGCTTCGCCTTATCGACGTGTTTCGCGAGCGCGGCTTCCTTGTCAACAATGTGGTGGTCACCCAGATCACCGATGAGCACCATCAAGCGCACGCCTTCTCCCAGCGCCTCGAGCGTCTGGGGCTGAACGTGTTCCACCATCACCCGATTGCCGGGTACCCCTCTGCCACGGAGCGTGTGGTCTCTGAGGAGGGATTCGGGTCTAATCCGTACATTCCTACCTCGCGTGACGTCGTGCTCGTGACGGCTCCCGGGCCGGGCTCGGGGAAGATGGCGACCTGCCTGTCGCAGGTGTACCACGAATACAAGCGCGGGGTGCCTGCCGGTTACGCGAAATTCGAAACGTTCCCGATCTGGAACCTGCCGCTCGAGCACCCGGTCAACCTCGCCTACGAGGCGGCCACCGCCGACCTCGACGACATCAACGTCATCGACCCCTTCCACCTGCAGGCATACGGCAAGCAGGTCACGTCCTACAACCGGGATGTTGACGTGTTCCCCCTGCTCGAAGCGTTGATGGAGAAGATGCTGGGGGAGTCGCCGTACAAGTCTCCGACCGACATGGGCGTCAACATGGTCGGTTATTGCATCAGTGATGATGCCGTGGTGCGCGAAGCGTCCAAGCAGGAGATTATTCGGCGCTACTACAAGGCGTTGGTTGATGAGGAAGTCAACGATCTTGAGCCGGTGCAGTCTGATCGGATCGCCCTCGTCATGTCGAAGGCGAAAACTCGCCCGGAGGATCGCCGGGTGGTTGGCCCGGCGCTCGCGATTCAGGAGCGGACCGGGGAGCCGGGCTCTGCGATCGAGCTGCACGACGGCACGATTATCACAGGTAAAACCTCGGCGCTTCTTGGGTGTTCCGCGGCGATGCTGTTGAATGCGCTGAAGCATTTGGCGGGGATCGACGACGATCACTTGCTGCTTTCGCCGGAATCTATTGAGCCGATCCAGACGTTAAAGACCCAGCATTTGGGTTCGCGTAATCCGCGTCTGCACACTGATGAGGTGCTGATCGCGCTATCGGTGTCTGCTTCCCAGTCGGAGGAGGCGCGGATGGCGTTGGATGAATTGCGCAATCTCGCGGGCTGTAATGTTCACACGACGACGATCCTGGGCACGGTTGACGAGGGAATTTTCCGGAATCTCGGAATCTTAGTGACGTCGGAGCCGCACTACCAGCGTAAAACGCTCTATCGGAAGCGCTGA
- a CDS encoding nucleoside deaminase, producing the protein MNNDFAWINHVLELAETAGVAGDVPVGAVVVDEHGRLLGSGVNTREVDADPVGHAEVNALREAGQALGAWNLSGCTLYVTLEPCTMCAGAIVNARISRVVFAAWDPKAGAAGSVRDVLRDARLNHTVEVLGGVSEERANRQLVEWFDQRR; encoded by the coding sequence ATGAACAACGATTTTGCGTGGATCAACCATGTGCTTGAGCTGGCCGAGACTGCCGGTGTGGCAGGTGATGTGCCGGTGGGTGCCGTCGTCGTTGACGAACATGGCCGGCTCCTGGGTAGCGGGGTGAACACGCGTGAAGTCGATGCCGACCCGGTTGGTCACGCGGAGGTGAACGCACTGCGGGAGGCCGGGCAGGCGCTCGGCGCGTGGAACCTCAGCGGATGCACGCTGTATGTGACGCTGGAGCCATGCACGATGTGTGCTGGGGCGATTGTGAACGCGCGGATATCGCGGGTCGTGTTTGCGGCGTGGGATCCCAAGGCCGGGGCGGCGGGATCAGTGCGCGACGTGCTGCGCGACGCCCGGCTCAACCACACGGTCGAGGTATTAGGCGGGGTTTCCGAAGAGCGAGCCAACCGTCAGCTCGTGGAATGGTTCGACCAGCGGCGTTGA
- the upp gene encoding uracil phosphoribosyltransferase, which produces MKLQVIDHPLVTHKLTVLRDKTTPSPIFRQLVEEIIMLLSYESTRDVEVVDQEIETPVTSMTGKVLSTPPPIVVPILRAGLGMLEGMTRLIPTAEVGFLGLKRDEDTLEAITYANRLPDDLTGRQCFVLDPMLATGHTLIASIDYLLERGARDVTAICILAAPEGLQALEEHLSDNANVRVVVAAVDEGLNEKGFIVPGLGDAGDRLYGVVD; this is translated from the coding sequence ATGAAACTTCAAGTCATTGATCACCCGCTCGTCACCCACAAGCTCACGGTTCTGCGTGATAAGACCACGCCGAGCCCGATTTTCCGCCAGTTGGTGGAGGAAATCATCATGCTCCTGTCCTATGAATCCACGCGCGACGTGGAGGTTGTGGATCAGGAGATCGAAACGCCGGTCACGTCGATGACGGGCAAGGTGCTGTCCACGCCTCCGCCGATCGTTGTGCCGATTTTGCGTGCTGGCCTAGGCATGCTCGAGGGTATGACGCGCCTGATCCCCACTGCGGAGGTCGGGTTCTTGGGTCTGAAGCGTGATGAGGACACGCTGGAGGCGATCACCTACGCGAACCGACTGCCTGATGATCTGACTGGCCGCCAGTGCTTCGTGCTGGATCCGATGTTGGCGACGGGTCACACGCTCATCGCGTCAATCGACTACCTGCTCGAGCGCGGCGCCCGCGACGTGACGGCGATCTGCATTCTCGCCGCCCCGGAGGGCCTGCAGGCTCTGGAGGAGCACCTGTCCGATAATGCGAACGTGCGCGTGGTGGTGGCCGCCGTTGACGAGGGCTTGAACGAGAAGGGCTTCATCGTGCCGGGCTTGGGTGACGCCGGCGACAGGCTCTACGGCGTCGTCGACTAA
- a CDS encoding alpha/beta hydrolase, with protein MTSSARPSWLGSPTRDYLGSAWRASSIALSDDDGGAPVSRPDVAVLVHETDAPEAISRTGTAALWIPGFVDSFFHVEHAAAWRAAGIPLVGLDMRRGGRALRDPRYRDDVRDLRVRHEEIGKALAVLRGWGARRLILIGHSTGGLHAALFAHDRPGEVDAVILNSPWLDHNGPPLEKNQATALVKRVGTRLPRLPISMLKPDYARNLHMDYGGEFAFDPAHKPLDPVPVFAGFFRAVRLAHEEVAAGLAIREPVLVAHSDASGSFTKPSADELASTDVVLNVADMVRLAPKLGAHVDLLEVPGGRHDLALSQAPAREFYTRESIAWAVDVAGDTTRY; from the coding sequence ATGACCAGCTCAGCTCGGCCCTCGTGGCTTGGTTCGCCCACCCGCGATTATCTCGGCTCCGCGTGGCGGGCGTCGTCAATTGCGCTTAGTGACGACGACGGCGGAGCCCCCGTTTCCCGGCCAGACGTGGCGGTGCTCGTGCATGAGACCGACGCCCCGGAGGCGATCTCGCGCACGGGCACTGCGGCGCTGTGGATCCCCGGTTTCGTGGATTCGTTTTTCCACGTGGAGCACGCGGCCGCGTGGCGTGCGGCGGGCATCCCGTTGGTGGGTCTGGACATGCGTCGGGGTGGGCGGGCACTGCGCGATCCGCGTTATCGCGACGACGTGCGCGACCTGCGGGTTCGCCACGAAGAGATCGGGAAGGCGCTCGCGGTGCTACGCGGATGGGGTGCTCGCCGGCTGATTCTTATTGGTCATTCGACGGGCGGCCTGCACGCCGCACTTTTTGCTCACGATAGGCCGGGCGAGGTGGACGCGGTGATTTTGAATTCACCGTGGCTTGATCACAACGGGCCGCCGCTGGAAAAGAATCAGGCGACTGCGCTGGTCAAACGGGTGGGCACGCGCCTACCACGGCTGCCGATTAGCATGCTCAAACCGGATTACGCACGCAACCTGCACATGGATTACGGCGGGGAGTTCGCTTTCGATCCGGCGCATAAGCCCCTCGACCCGGTTCCTGTGTTCGCAGGGTTCTTCCGGGCGGTACGGCTCGCACACGAGGAAGTGGCGGCCGGCTTGGCCATCCGTGAGCCTGTGCTGGTGGCGCATAGCGACGCGTCGGGAAGTTTCACGAAGCCTAGCGCCGACGAGTTGGCGAGCACCGACGTCGTGTTGAACGTTGCGGACATGGTGCGGCTCGCACCGAAACTGGGTGCGCACGTGGACCTGCTGGAAGTGCCGGGTGGGCGGCATGACCTGGCGCTGTCGCAGGCTCCGGCCCGCGAGTTCTATACGCGTGAGTCGATTGCGTGGGCAGTGGACGTTGCGGGAGATACCACGCGCTACTAA
- a CDS encoding DUF5926 family protein: protein MGKQSRRERRAEARKAKKKSRIQYVDRPFEGIEFEADLVAMREIIPSASMRVKLTEEHGGHELTFVTLLPGMAAALRRNDGELLVAMQTVMSSGDVSLDIAERTLRGVELAPGESFNQTDQPEPGPRLQDILDLSAPAELEIHDTYDYWVDSSEAEKPDVQAAIAQATEQMVPTAQVPGVKGAYWCRMQREFVRWVRPEAEDAVADALARLQHKRELTFDGSRFVGAFRAAGLLIPVFELEAGSEADELEKPMAEFAKKFQAAIDDDAPLSPDERRTRSGIISRQVTLR from the coding sequence ATGGGTAAGCAGAGCCGCCGCGAGCGCCGCGCTGAGGCGCGTAAGGCGAAGAAGAAGTCGCGGATCCAGTATGTGGATCGCCCGTTTGAGGGGATCGAGTTCGAGGCTGACTTGGTGGCGATGCGGGAGATTATTCCGTCGGCGTCGATGCGCGTGAAGCTCACCGAGGAGCATGGCGGGCACGAGCTGACGTTTGTGACGTTGTTGCCGGGGATGGCGGCCGCGCTGCGCAGGAACGACGGCGAGCTGCTGGTGGCGATGCAGACGGTGATGTCGTCGGGTGATGTGTCGCTGGATATTGCGGAGAGGACTCTTCGCGGCGTCGAACTGGCACCTGGCGAGTCGTTCAACCAGACCGATCAGCCTGAGCCGGGCCCGCGCCTGCAGGACATTCTTGATCTTTCTGCGCCGGCCGAGCTGGAGATTCACGACACCTACGATTACTGGGTGGATTCCTCCGAAGCAGAAAAGCCGGATGTGCAGGCGGCGATCGCGCAGGCCACCGAGCAGATGGTGCCCACAGCGCAGGTGCCGGGCGTGAAGGGTGCGTACTGGTGTCGGATGCAGCGCGAGTTCGTGCGCTGGGTGCGCCCGGAGGCGGAGGACGCCGTGGCCGACGCATTGGCACGCCTGCAGCACAAGCGCGAGCTGACCTTTGACGGTTCACGGTTCGTGGGCGCGTTCCGCGCGGCCGGTTTGCTGATTCCGGTGTTCGAGCTCGAGGCGGGTTCCGAGGCCGACGAGTTGGAAAAGCCGATGGCCGAGTTTGCGAAGAAGTTCCAGGCCGCTATCGACGACGACGCCCCGCTCAGCCCCGACGAGCGCCGCACGCGCTCGGGGATTATTTCCCGCCAAGTCACCCTACGCTAA
- a CDS encoding glycosyltransferase family 2 protein: MQANRVAVVIPAKDEADRIGATIRAARAIPRVDLIVVVDDGSEDNTREVARAAGATVVRHSVNRGKASALETGASVVAMRDPEDAPPRLVLFLDADLGDSAVECAPLVAPVLSGEVDMTIAYLPPQAGAGGRGLVTGYARKWIRRLTGWYPQQPLSGQRCLTREALTAAQPLASGWGVEVGLTIDLLTQGFTVQEIACKLYHRPSGDDLAGQLHRASQYVDVVRAVAARRARRVRISRRKRKTDRVEPGVPFNSFD; this comes from the coding sequence GTGCAGGCGAATCGTGTTGCAGTAGTTATTCCGGCTAAAGATGAGGCCGACCGGATCGGCGCAACAATTAGGGCCGCGCGCGCTATTCCGCGAGTGGATTTGATCGTCGTCGTTGATGATGGCTCGGAAGATAATACGCGTGAGGTGGCTCGGGCGGCGGGTGCCACGGTGGTGCGTCATTCGGTGAATCGTGGTAAGGCGTCGGCGTTGGAGACTGGCGCGTCGGTGGTGGCGATGCGGGATCCGGAGGATGCTCCGCCGCGGCTGGTGCTGTTTTTGGATGCTGATCTGGGTGATTCGGCGGTTGAGTGTGCGCCTCTTGTTGCTCCGGTGTTGAGTGGCGAGGTGGATATGACGATCGCGTATTTGCCTCCGCAGGCGGGCGCGGGTGGGCGCGGGCTTGTGACGGGGTATGCGCGCAAGTGGATTCGCCGGTTGACGGGCTGGTATCCGCAGCAGCCGCTGTCGGGTCAGCGTTGTTTGACGCGCGAGGCGCTCACTGCCGCTCAGCCGCTGGCATCGGGTTGGGGTGTGGAAGTGGGGTTGACGATCGACCTGCTCACTCAGGGTTTCACGGTCCAGGAGATCGCCTGCAAGCTGTATCATCGCCCGTCTGGTGACGATCTTGCCGGTCAGTTGCATCGGGCGAGCCAGTACGTGGACGTTGTTCGCGCGGTTGCTGCGCGCCGGGCCCGGCGGGTGCGGATTTCGCGGCGTAAGCGTAAGACTGATCGCGTGGAGCCCGGCGTCCCGTTTAATTCTTTCGATTAG
- the pheA gene encoding prephenate dehydratase — translation MSQLRFAFLGPRGTFTQQALNQIATEEEAIHIPALDAPRAIKMVRNGDADYAVVPIENSVEGGINATLDTLAADSDLLIYAEVLVPVAFTLAVRPGTTLADITHISTHHAAWTQCRNWLGEHLPEVVHLPAASTAAGAAGLAEEGDPGYQATLVSALACEQYELEALESGVADNPDAVTRFVLIGKVGKLPERTGSDKTTLMVQLATDEAGALLNMLEQFSARGVNLSRIESRPVGDSLGRYAFSIDAEGHLFDERIQAVLLGLHRVCPRVTFLGSYPSANQHRIRLRPGTTDDDFISARAWVDGLIERSI, via the coding sequence ATGAGTCAACTTCGTTTCGCATTTCTTGGCCCGCGTGGCACGTTTACCCAGCAGGCGTTGAATCAGATTGCCACCGAGGAGGAGGCGATTCATATTCCTGCGCTGGATGCTCCGCGGGCGATCAAGATGGTGCGTAACGGGGATGCCGACTACGCCGTCGTTCCTATCGAAAATTCGGTCGAGGGCGGCATTAACGCCACGTTGGACACGCTGGCCGCCGATTCCGATCTGCTGATTTACGCGGAAGTCCTCGTGCCGGTGGCGTTTACGTTGGCGGTGCGCCCAGGCACCACACTGGCTGATATCACCCATATTTCCACGCATCACGCGGCGTGGACGCAGTGCCGCAACTGGCTGGGTGAGCACTTGCCGGAGGTTGTTCATTTGCCGGCGGCGTCGACGGCGGCAGGCGCGGCAGGCCTTGCCGAAGAAGGCGACCCGGGCTATCAGGCCACGCTGGTCTCGGCGCTCGCATGCGAACAGTACGAGCTGGAAGCCCTCGAAAGCGGGGTTGCGGATAATCCGGATGCCGTCACGCGTTTCGTGCTCATCGGCAAAGTAGGCAAACTACCGGAGCGCACTGGTTCCGATAAGACGACGCTCATGGTTCAACTCGCCACCGACGAAGCCGGCGCCCTACTCAACATGCTCGAACAGTTCTCGGCCCGCGGCGTCAACCTCTCGCGGATCGAGTCGCGGCCCGTGGGCGATTCGCTCGGGCGTTACGCGTTTTCCATCGACGCCGAAGGCCACCTTTTCGACGAACGCATCCAGGCCGTTCTCCTCGGCTTGCACCGGGTGTGCCCGCGGGTCACGTTCTTGGGCTCGTATCCGAGTGCGAACCAGCACCGGATTCGCTTGCGCCCTGGCACTACCGACGACGACTTCATTTCCGCCCGCGCCTGGGTAGACGGGCTCATCGAACGCTCGATCTAG
- a CDS encoding diacylglycerol/lipid kinase family protein — MDASLILSIVGVLVAVVAAVVALRVNSRVDANKRTVEENRAHIAELREMIASQKEEIAAQQEEIASHELRAGVQPAPESGPAVVIYNPTKNADFDHLKSVLARAARDADLPDPIWLETTADDPGFGQTRKALDMGASVVIAAGGDGTVRNVGEVLTGTNTPLGLLPVGTGNILARNLDLPLSSTRRMAIIALTGKAASIDVGWLTIPEQGEPAADELPDDARIPGGEITLAKPGKHAFLVNAGIGFDAAIMAAADEESELKSKIGWLAYVKAAIPYLLAPKMNARIRTGESHHVDVEARSVMTLNCGQLLGGFVLDPHAQPDDGWLDLAVLDTRRGLIGWADLVRQVGLNGVGLKPITLPGVEQSGEIDVHRINGAQIEAQTIQPVQVDGDVLGFAREISTSIEEAALLVRVG; from the coding sequence ATGGATGCGAGCCTGATTCTTAGTATTGTTGGCGTTCTCGTCGCGGTCGTTGCCGCGGTGGTTGCCTTGCGGGTGAACAGTCGCGTCGATGCCAATAAGCGGACTGTCGAAGAAAACCGGGCGCACATCGCCGAGCTTCGCGAAATGATTGCCTCCCAGAAAGAGGAGATTGCGGCTCAGCAAGAGGAGATCGCCAGCCACGAGCTGCGCGCCGGAGTGCAACCGGCTCCAGAATCGGGCCCCGCCGTCGTCATTTACAACCCGACGAAGAACGCAGACTTCGACCACCTCAAGTCCGTGTTGGCCCGGGCGGCCCGGGATGCCGATCTGCCCGATCCGATCTGGCTGGAAACCACGGCCGACGATCCCGGTTTCGGTCAGACTCGCAAGGCACTCGACATGGGCGCGTCCGTCGTGATCGCCGCGGGCGGGGATGGCACGGTGCGCAACGTGGGCGAGGTGCTGACCGGCACGAACACGCCGCTCGGACTACTGCCCGTGGGAACTGGCAACATTCTGGCTCGCAATCTTGATCTTCCGCTGTCGAGCACGCGGCGCATGGCGATCATCGCGCTCACCGGTAAGGCGGCGTCGATCGACGTCGGCTGGCTGACGATCCCCGAACAAGGCGAGCCGGCAGCTGATGAGCTTCCCGACGACGCACGGATTCCGGGCGGGGAGATCACGCTCGCAAAACCGGGTAAGCATGCTTTCCTCGTCAACGCCGGCATCGGTTTCGACGCGGCGATCATGGCCGCAGCCGACGAGGAGTCCGAACTCAAATCCAAGATTGGCTGGCTTGCCTACGTGAAAGCGGCAATCCCGTACCTGCTCGCTCCGAAGATGAACGCGCGTATCCGCACGGGCGAATCTCACCACGTTGACGTGGAAGCCCGTTCGGTCATGACCCTCAACTGTGGGCAGCTGCTCGGCGGCTTCGTACTCGACCCGCACGCACAACCCGACGACGGCTGGCTCGACCTCGCCGTCCTCGACACGCGCCGCGGGCTCATCGGCTGGGCAGATCTGGTGCGCCAAGTCGGCTTGAACGGGGTTGGCCTCAAACCGATCACGCTGCCGGGCGTGGAACAGTCGGGCGAGATTGACGTGCATCGCATCAACGGCGCGCAGATCGAAGCGCAGACCATCCAGCCCGTCCAAGTGGACGGCGACGTGCTTGGTTTCGCCCGCGAAATCTCGACGAGCATCGAGGAGGCCGCGCTACTCGTACGCGTGGGATAA
- the serS gene encoding serine--tRNA ligase, translating into MIDIRTIRENPDVVKASQRARGTSEELVDAVVELDEARRSALQAFEDRRAEQKELSRSIGKATPEERPAILERAKAMSDEVKALEGAANEAQQAFTEAMYKIPNLIVDGVPAGGEEDFTVLKHVGEVRDFDFPVKDHLDIAEGLDAIDMDRGAKVSGARFYYMKGIGARLELALLNMAMDQAQETGFTPMMTPTLVKPEVMGGTGFLGEHSDEIYYLPADELYLTGTSEVALAGYHADEIIDLSDGPKRYAGWSTCYRREAGSHGRDTRGIIRVHQFNKIEMFSFTTAAEAEAEHARFLEWEEQMLAKVELPYRVIDTAAGDLGTSAARKFDCEAWLPSQNRFMEVTSTSNCTTFQARRLKIRERGENGTNVVATINGTLATTRWLVAILENHQQADGSLYVPEAMRPYLGGREVIEPIRGKGEQRE; encoded by the coding sequence ATGATCGATATCCGCACAATCCGCGAAAATCCCGATGTTGTTAAGGCTTCCCAACGTGCCCGTGGCACGAGCGAGGAGCTGGTTGACGCCGTCGTCGAACTTGATGAAGCCCGCCGCAGCGCGTTGCAGGCCTTCGAAGATCGGCGTGCCGAGCAAAAGGAACTCTCGCGGTCGATCGGCAAGGCCACGCCCGAGGAACGCCCGGCTATTTTGGAGCGTGCCAAGGCGATGTCGGACGAGGTCAAAGCCCTGGAGGGCGCGGCCAACGAGGCGCAGCAGGCCTTCACCGAGGCCATGTACAAGATCCCGAACTTGATTGTCGACGGCGTGCCGGCCGGCGGCGAAGAGGACTTTACCGTGCTCAAGCACGTGGGCGAGGTGCGCGATTTTGACTTCCCGGTCAAGGATCATTTGGATATCGCCGAAGGGCTTGACGCGATCGACATGGATCGCGGCGCCAAGGTGTCTGGCGCGCGTTTCTACTACATGAAGGGGATCGGCGCCCGGCTCGAACTGGCCCTGCTCAACATGGCGATGGATCAGGCGCAAGAAACCGGGTTCACGCCGATGATGACCCCCACGCTCGTTAAACCGGAAGTCATGGGCGGAACCGGCTTCCTTGGCGAGCACTCCGATGAGATCTACTATCTGCCCGCCGACGAGCTTTACCTGACAGGAACGTCCGAAGTCGCACTTGCCGGCTATCATGCCGATGAGATTATCGACCTGTCGGATGGTCCGAAGCGCTATGCCGGGTGGTCCACGTGTTACCGGCGCGAGGCCGGCTCGCATGGGCGTGACACCCGCGGCATCATCCGGGTGCACCAGTTCAACAAGATCGAAATGTTTTCCTTCACCACCGCAGCCGAGGCGGAGGCCGAACATGCCCGCTTCCTCGAGTGGGAAGAGCAAATGCTCGCAAAAGTAGAGCTGCCCTACCGGGTGATCGACACCGCGGCCGGCGATCTTGGCACGTCTGCCGCCCGCAAGTTCGACTGCGAGGCTTGGCTGCCCAGCCAGAACCGGTTCATGGAGGTCACATCGACGTCGAACTGCACCACCTTCCAGGCGCGCCGGCTGAAGATTCGCGAGCGCGGGGAGAATGGCACGAACGTCGTCGCCACGATCAACGGGACGCTGGCCACCACGCGTTGGCTGGTGGCGATCTTGGAAAATCACCAGCAGGCCGATGGTTCGCTCTACGTGCCTGAAGCGATGCGTCCGTATCTGGGCGGGCGTGAGGTTATTGAGCCGATTCGGGGGAAGGGTGAGCAACGTGAGTGA
- a CDS encoding HAD family hydrolase, whose amino-acid sequence MSDETPKNTYPSPEYTGDPADLPKRDYLERLEDYSAGSDLLIGLDVDGTILRHDTSLSDRVREAILAHVAAGTHIVIATGRGVQGTQIALDAIGLTEGIAVVSNGAMIITIGNGDNGVAATDFARGVAADSVPVQLLRAHTFSPHREIKLIANGLPEAVIAVESLTGPTRISGPFPEGELMDDAVLVPVDELVVPDTTRVTIRAPHMSAVEMLEAINKLGLQGVEYAVGWSAWMDLAPQGINKAVGLQEVADLLGTTRSITVGDSGNDCEMLAWADLGIAMGNAKDYVASFADTMAPDVDDDGLAHVLEALL is encoded by the coding sequence GTGAGTGACGAAACACCGAAGAACACCTATCCGTCGCCGGAATACACGGGCGATCCAGCTGACCTGCCCAAGCGGGACTACCTGGAGCGGCTCGAAGATTATTCCGCCGGTTCGGACCTGTTGATTGGGCTCGACGTCGACGGCACGATCTTGCGCCACGACACCTCGCTGTCCGACCGGGTACGTGAGGCCATCCTCGCCCACGTGGCAGCCGGCACCCACATTGTGATTGCCACGGGCCGTGGCGTGCAGGGCACGCAGATCGCACTCGACGCGATCGGGCTGACCGAGGGGATCGCCGTCGTCTCCAACGGCGCGATGATCATTACGATCGGCAACGGTGACAACGGTGTTGCGGCCACAGACTTTGCACGCGGAGTAGCCGCCGATAGCGTGCCCGTTCAGCTGCTGCGGGCACACACGTTCAGCCCTCACCGCGAAATCAAACTGATCGCCAACGGGCTTCCGGAGGCTGTGATCGCCGTCGAATCACTGACCGGGCCTACACGGATTTCCGGGCCATTCCCCGAAGGCGAGTTGATGGACGACGCCGTGCTCGTGCCTGTCGATGAGCTCGTCGTCCCCGACACCACCCGCGTCACCATCCGCGCCCCGCACATGAGCGCGGTCGAGATGCTCGAAGCGATCAACAAGTTGGGTTTGCAGGGTGTGGAATACGCCGTCGGCTGGTCGGCGTGGATGGACCTGGCACCCCAGGGCATCAACAAGGCCGTTGGCCTGCAAGAAGTTGCCGACCTTCTTGGTACGACACGTTCGATCACCGTGGGCGATTCGGGCAACGACTGTGAAATGCTCGCCTGGGCCGACCTCGGCATTGCCATGGGCAACGCGAAAGATTACGTGGCGTCGTTCGCAGATACGATGGCGCCCGACGTCGACGACGACGGTCTAGCCCACGTACTCGAGGCTCTGCTGTAA